A window of the Poecile atricapillus isolate bPoeAtr1 chromosome 17, bPoeAtr1.hap1, whole genome shotgun sequence genome harbors these coding sequences:
- the TEKT3 gene encoding tektin-3 produces the protein MELYGYPLKAKFNQPRPPPPKVLPATSTMTANYKNRIPYHPESFSMPWMPNSYYKAAALNPTLSPLTESFPGLPPTKIVPLISERPNGVFTRHTLDDWHRSNLTNYKESETTRHNAERLRADLNRTIKDVYQQAKRTQGESTKNLGERVNDIEYWKSELCIELDAMIRETNSLADMQKRLERALADTEGPFQVAHKCLLNREKRMGIDLVNDDVEKQLITEIKIIRSCRERLQQCLDTVNSQLMCNKEARQELEKDLADKQMGHHIDSKCYQLKNTSRGIHFFKGVERIDATVSVPETWARFTDNNIFRSQSARATSAKLRASTESLLMGTADEMWRQFSKVNDAFTSRITEIANAKSKIQTHLAKTRQEIFQIETKIQVIQKTIKDKEVQLKVAQTRLDERTRRPNVELCRDAAQIRLVQEVNEINETLRNLHQCLRASEDMLQMLVRSKGVLEHDLVVKNNSLFIDQERCMGMRKSYPSTVQILGYVSAGLT, from the exons ATGGAACTCTATGGCTATCCCTTAAAAGCCAAGTTTAACCAGCCAAGGCCACCACCTCCCAAGGTCCTGCCAGCCACCAGCACCATGACAGCCAACTACAAGAACCGCATTCCCTATCATCCTGAGAGCTTCAGCATGCCTTGGATGCCTAACTCCTACTACAAAGCAGCTGCCCTCAACCCCACCTTGTCTCCCCTCACTGAAAGCTTCCCAGGGCTTCCCCCCACCAAGATAGTTCCTTTAATTTCCGAGAGACCCAACGGTGTCTTCACCCGGCACACGCTGGATGACTGGCACAGATCCAACTTGACCAACTACAAGGAGTCGGAGACCACCCGGCACAATGCGGAGCGCCTGCGGGCTGACCTGAACCGCACCATCAAGGATGTGTACCAGCAGGCCAAGAGGACCCAAGGGGAGAGCACCAAGAACTTGGGAGAGCGCGTTAATGACATAGAGTATTGGAAATCCGAGCTCTGCATCGAGCTGGATGCCATGATCAGGGAGACCAATTCCCTAGCAGACATGCAGAAACGGCTGGAGAGAGCCTTGGCCGACACTGAGGGCCCCTTCCAG GTCGCTCACAAGTGTTTGCTCAATCGGGAGAAGAGGATGGGCATCGACCTTGTCAATGATGATGTGGAGAAACAGCTCATCACA GAAATCAAGATCATCAGGTCCTGCCGGGAGAGGTTACAGCAGTGCCTGGACACAGTGAATTCCCAGCTCAT GTGCAACAAGGAGGCCCggcaggagctggagaaagaCCTGGCTGACAAGCAGATGGGTCACCACATCGACAGCAAGTGCTACCAGCTGAAGAACACCTCCAGAGGCATCCACTTCTTCAAGGGCGTGGAGAGGATCGATGCCAC GGTCTCGGTGCCAGAGACGTGGGCCAGGTTCACGGACAACAACATCTTCCGCTCGCAGAGCGCGCGCGCAACCTCGGCCAAGCTGCGGGCGAGCACCGAGAGCCTCCTCATGGGCACGGCCGATGAGATGTGGCGCCAGTTCAGCAAGGTCAACGACGCCTTCACCAGCCGCATCACCGAGATCGCCAACGCCAAGAGCAAGATCCAGACACACCTGGCCAAG ACACGTCAGGAAATCTTTCAGATCGAGACGAAGATCCAAGTCATCCAGAAGACCATAAAGGACAAAGAGGTTCAGCTGAAGGTTGCTCAGACCCGGCTGGATGAGCGCACGAGGAGACCCAACGTGGAGCTGTGCCGGGACGCGGCCCAGATCCG ccttgTCCAAGAGGTCAACGAGATTAACGAGACACTGCGGAACCTGCACCAGTGCCTGCGGGCCTCTGAGGACATGCTGCAGATGCTGGTGCGCTCCAAAGGGGTCCTGGAGCACGACCTGGTGGTCAAGAACAACTCCCTGTTCATTGACCAGGAGCGCTGCATGGGGATGCGCAAGAGCTACCCCAGCACCGTGCAGATTCTGGGCTATGTCTCAGCAGGACTCACCTGA